The region TTTAAACAAAGGGTTTTTTGCAGACCCCGCACGAGCAGTACCTGTTCCTTTTTGTTTTTTAATCTTACGTGTACTTCCCGCTACTTCAGCTCTTTCTTTAGCCTTGTGCGTTCCTTGTCTTTGATTAGCAAGATATTGCTTAACATCAAGATATACAGCGTGATTGTTTGGTTCAATTGCGAATACTGAATCAGAAAGTTGTACTTTTCTTCCAGTATCTTTTCCGTTGAAATCTAATACTTTTACTTCCATTACTTCTGAATGATTACATAAGAGTTGTTATGACCAGGAACACATCCTTTTATAACAAGTAGATTCTTTTCAGCAACTACTTTTAAAACTCTAAGGTTTTGAACTTTTACATTATCTCCTCCCATACGTCCAGCCATACGCATTCCTTTGAATACTCTAGATGGATAAGAAGAAGCTCCTACAGAACCCGGCGCTCTCAAACGGTTGTGCTGACCATGAGTTGCTTGTCCAACACCACCAAAACCGTGACGTTTAACAACCCCTTGAAAACCTTTACCTTTAGATACACCTTGTACATCTACAAATTCTCCTTCAGCAAAAATAGAAACATCAATAAGATCTCCTAATTTTTGTTCAGTTGCAAAATCTTGGAATTCAACGACTTTTTTCTTAGCAACAGTTCCCGCTTTTTCAAAGTGACCTAAAGCCGCTTTTGTGGAATGTTTCTCGTTTTTGTCATCGAAACCAAGTTGCAACGCTTCATACCCGTCAACACCTTTGGTTCTGACTTGGGTAACAACGCATGGTCCAGCTTCGATTACTGTACAAGGAATATTCTTCCCGTTCTCGTCGAAAATACTAGTCATGCCGATTTTTCTACCAATTAACCCAGACATAAATATTAATTATTAATTATTAAATATAAAAATAGAACACATCATTTAAGTGAACCCCATTTTTAAAGTGGTGCAAAAGTATAACTTATTTACACACAATCCAAAAAAAGTTTCCACTTAAACAAAGTGCCCTTTTTACTCTTAAGTAAATCCTTAAACTTTGATCTCTACTTCAACTCCACTAGGCAATTCTAATTTCATTAAAGCATCAATAGTTTTAGATGAAGATGAATAAATATCAATCAATCTCTTGTATGACATTACTTCAAATTGCTCTCTCGCTTTTTTGTTAACGTGAGGAGAACGTAGTACTGTAAAAAGTTTTTTGTGAGTTGGTAATGGAATTGGACCTGTTACAACCGCACCAGTAGTTTTTACTGTTTTCACGATCTTTTCAGCAGACTTATCTACCAACATGTGATCGTAAGATTTTAATTTTATTCTGATTTTTTGACTCATTTTCTTAAAGATTAAGCGTTTCCTTTTGCTTTTTTGATTACTGCTTCTGAAATATTAGAAGGAGTTTCCGCATAGTGTGAAAATTCCATTGTAGAAGTTGCTCTACCAGACGAAAGTGTTCTTAATGTGGTAACATAACCAAACATTTCCGATAAAGGCACATCTGCTTTAATAGTTTTCGCACCATTTCTATCACCCATATCATTCACCTGACCTCTACGACGGTTAATATCACCTACGATATCTCCCATGTTTTCTTCTGGTGTAATAACTTCCATTTTCATGATTGGCTCAAGGATAACAGCTCCTGCAGCTTTAGCGACTTCTCTATACCCCATTCTTGCTGCTAATTCAAAAGAAAGAGCATCAGAATCCACAGGGTGGAAAGATCCGTCAGTCAAAGTTACTTTCAAACTATCCACTTGGTATCCTGCCAAAGGACCCGTTTTCATAGCTTCACGGAAACCTTTTTCTACAGATGGAATATATTCCTTAGGAACGTTACCACCTTTAACAGCATTAACAAACTGCAATCCTACAGGAACTTTACCATCAACCTCGTCAGCTGGCTCAAGTGTAAATACGATATCACCGAATTTACCACGACCTCCTGATTGTTTTTTGTATGTTTCTCTATGCGTAGCAGATCTTGTAAAAGCTTCTTTGTATTCAACTTGAGGCTCACCTTGGTTTACTTCCACTCTAAATTCACGTTTCATACGGTCAACTAATATATCTAAGTGAAGCTCACCCATACCTGAGATAATCGTTTGACCCGAAGCCTCATCTGTTCTAACAGTAAATGTAGGATCTTCTTCAGCTAATTTAGCCAAAGCCATACCCATTTTATCTACGTCAGCTTTAGTTTTAGGCTCAATCGCAATACCAATTACTGGCGCAGGGAATTTCATACTTTCTAAGATAATTGGGTGTTTTTCATCACACATAGTATCCCCAGTCTTGATATCCTTAAATCCTACTGCCGCAGCAATATCTCCAGCCTCGATATATTCGATTGGATTTTGCTTGTTAGCGTGCATCTGATAAATACGAGAAATTCTTTCTTTATTACCTGAACGCGTATTCAATATATAAGAACCCGCATCTAAACGACCTGAATAAGCACGGAAGAAAGCTAAACGACCAACAAATGGATCAGTAGCAATCTTAAATGCCAAAGCAGCAAACGGCTCCTTAACATCTGGCTTACGCAAAATCTTTCTTTGATCTTCCTCTAATAACTCAGCATCATCAGGGTGAATCCCTTCAATACCTTCTTTATCCATTGGAGACGGCAAGTACTTACATACTGCATCTAACATGAATTGAACTCCTTTATTTTTAAAAGAAGAACCACAAAGCATAGGAATAATAGCCATATCAATAGTAGCCGCTCTCAACGCTTTATTAATCTCCTCTTCAGTAATAGAGCTTTCATCCTCCATGTACTTATCTAAAAGATTCTCATCGTAATCAGCAACCGCCTCAATAAGCGTTGAACGATACTCTTTTACATCAGCAAGCATATCCTCAGGGATAGGCACAATATCAAAAGTAGCTCCTTGAGTTTCATCATGCCAAATAATAGCCTGATTTTTTACCAAATCAACCACACCTTTGAAATCATTCTCCTCACCAATCGGCAAAGTGATCGCAACAGCATTAGACTTCAACATATCTCTAACTTGTTGACATACATTCAAAAAGTTAGAACCTTGACGGTCCATTTTATTCACAAACCCCATACGAGGCACTCTATACTGATCTGCAAGTCTCCAGTTAGTTTCAGATTGAGGCTCAACACCATCAACAGCACTAAACAAGAAAACCAACCCATCAAGTACACGTAATGAACGATTTACCTCTACAGTAAAATCAACGTGACCTGGGGTATCAATAATATTAAAGTGGTACGGTTTTGATTCCGGCAACACTTTACCTTGCTCAGTTGGAAAATTCCACTCACAAGTAGTAGCAGCAGATGTAATAGTAATACCTCTTTCCGCTTCTTGTTCCATCCAGTCCATTGTAGAAGCACCATTATGTACTTCCCCAAGCTTATGTGTCTTACCAGTATAAAAAAGAATACGCTCTGTTGTTGTTGTTTTACCAGCATCAATATGAGCAGCAATTCCTATATTTCTTGTATATTTTAAATCTCTAGCCATTTCTTTATGAATTAAAATCTAAAGTGAGAGAACGCTTTATTAGCCTCTGCCATTTTGTGAGTATCCATTCTTTTCTTAACAGCCGCTCCTTCTTCTTTAGCCGCAGCTAAACACTCTGAAGCCAACCTTTGAGCCATAGATTTTTCATTTCTTCTTCTAGAATAAAGTATCAACCACTTCATTGCCATAGAAATCTTACGGTCTGGTCTAATTTGCATCGGAATTTGAAATGTAGCTCCACCTACTCTACGACTACGTACTTCTACGTGAGGCATAACATTAGTTAAAGCATCTTTCCATATTTCTAATGATGGTTTTTCTGCATCTTGCTTTTTAGCCTCTATAATGTCAATTGCATCATAAAAAACTTTAAAAGCTGTTGATTTCTTACCGTCCCACATTAAGTTATTCACAAAACGCGTTACCAACTGGTCATTAAACCTTGGATCTGGTAAAAGTGGTCTTTTCTTTGCCGCTCTTTTTCTCATGTCTTTTTTTTAATAAAAAGTTACAGGTCATCCGTTAAATGTTATACGTTTTCAACTTTCGAATCCAACTACTAACTCCTAACCTCTAACTGTTAACATTTTTAAATTACTTTTTTGCTTCTTTTGGGCGCTTAGCACCATACTTAGATCTCCTTTGCGTTCTTCCTGCTACTCCTGACGTATCAAGCGCACCACGAACGATGTGATACCTAACTCCTGGTAAATCTTTTACCCTTCCACCCCTAACTAATACTATCGAGTGCTCTTGTAAATTGTGTCCTTCTCCAGGGATGTAAGCATTCACTTCATTACCATTTGTCAAACGTACACGCGCTACTTTACGCATTGCAGAGTTTGGTTTTTTTGGTGTTGTAGTGTAAACACGCGTACAAACCCCTCTTCTTTGAGGACAAGAATCTAAAGCAACCGATTTACTCTTCTTAGTCATCTGAGTTCTTCCTGTTCTTACTAATTGTTGAATTGTTGGCATAATTAATACTAAAAATTTATTATGTATATTTAATTCCCGCTTTTTACGGGGTTGCAAATGTATAAATTATTTTTTACCCCACAAACGTTAATCTATTAATTTTCAACAAGGTTGTTTATTTTTTCATTTTTAACCCCCACAACAACACAACCTAAACAACAATTCCAAAAACCAATTGCCTAAAATTAAACATACCAAACAACAGTAGTTCATTCAAAAATTAAAAACAAAACCAACAACTAATTAAAAGGTTAAAAAAAAGTTAATAAAAAAATCAAAACAAAACACACGAAACAAAAATCTAAAAAAAAACAACACCAGTAAAAGCATACTATTTTAACATAAAAAAAACACTTAAACAAGAAATAACATTAAATTACAACATTAGTCATTACTATTGTTATAATGTTAAATTTTAAATGCACACATAAAAAACATTCCAAACATTAGGAATATTAACAAATTATTAAGAAGTTTGTTAAACTAATTCAAAATAATTAAAAATGAAACTAAAGTTCAATGGAATCTTAGTACTGCTTTTAGTACTAATAGCGCAACTAACCTTTGCGCAAGAGAGAACCGTGACAGGTGTTGTTTCCGACAATGCAGGAATGCCATTACCTGG is a window of Flavobacterium acetivorans DNA encoding:
- the fusA gene encoding elongation factor G; the encoded protein is MARDLKYTRNIGIAAHIDAGKTTTTERILFYTGKTHKLGEVHNGASTMDWMEQEAERGITITSAATTCEWNFPTEQGKVLPESKPYHFNIIDTPGHVDFTVEVNRSLRVLDGLVFLFSAVDGVEPQSETNWRLADQYRVPRMGFVNKMDRQGSNFLNVCQQVRDMLKSNAVAITLPIGEENDFKGVVDLVKNQAIIWHDETQGATFDIVPIPEDMLADVKEYRSTLIEAVADYDENLLDKYMEDESSITEEEINKALRAATIDMAIIPMLCGSSFKNKGVQFMLDAVCKYLPSPMDKEGIEGIHPDDAELLEEDQRKILRKPDVKEPFAALAFKIATDPFVGRLAFFRAYSGRLDAGSYILNTRSGNKERISRIYQMHANKQNPIEYIEAGDIAAAVGFKDIKTGDTMCDEKHPIILESMKFPAPVIGIAIEPKTKADVDKMGMALAKLAEEDPTFTVRTDEASGQTIISGMGELHLDILVDRMKREFRVEVNQGEPQVEYKEAFTRSATHRETYKKQSGGRGKFGDIVFTLEPADEVDGKVPVGLQFVNAVKGGNVPKEYIPSVEKGFREAMKTGPLAGYQVDSLKVTLTDGSFHPVDSDALSFELAARMGYREVAKAAGAVILEPIMKMEVITPEENMGDIVGDINRRRGQVNDMGDRNGAKTIKADVPLSEMFGYVTTLRTLSSGRATSTMEFSHYAETPSNISEAVIKKAKGNA
- the rpsG gene encoding 30S ribosomal protein S7; protein product: MRKRAAKKRPLLPDPRFNDQLVTRFVNNLMWDGKKSTAFKVFYDAIDIIEAKKQDAEKPSLEIWKDALTNVMPHVEVRSRRVGGATFQIPMQIRPDRKISMAMKWLILYSRRRNEKSMAQRLASECLAAAKEEGAAVKKRMDTHKMAEANKAFSHFRF
- the rplC gene encoding 50S ribosomal protein L3 is translated as MSGLIGRKIGMTSIFDENGKNIPCTVIEAGPCVVTQVRTKGVDGYEALQLGFDDKNEKHSTKAALGHFEKAGTVAKKKVVEFQDFATEQKLGDLIDVSIFAEGEFVDVQGVSKGKGFQGVVKRHGFGGVGQATHGQHNRLRAPGSVGASSYPSRVFKGMRMAGRMGGDNVKVQNLRVLKVVAEKNLLVIKGCVPGHNNSYVIIQK
- the rpsL gene encoding 30S ribosomal protein S12; this translates as MPTIQQLVRTGRTQMTKKSKSVALDSCPQRRGVCTRVYTTTPKKPNSAMRKVARVRLTNGNEVNAYIPGEGHNLQEHSIVLVRGGRVKDLPGVRYHIVRGALDTSGVAGRTQRRSKYGAKRPKEAKK
- the rpsJ gene encoding 30S ribosomal protein S10; the encoded protein is MSQKIRIKLKSYDHMLVDKSAEKIVKTVKTTGAVVTGPIPLPTHKKLFTVLRSPHVNKKAREQFEVMSYKRLIDIYSSSSKTIDALMKLELPSGVEVEIKV